The Impatiens glandulifera chromosome 3, dImpGla2.1, whole genome shotgun sequence genome contains a region encoding:
- the LOC124930338 gene encoding uncharacterized protein LOC124930338, with the protein MIEINYDECDGALRIEDVNVDGEKEKKEGKDDEVEEEGKNVEDGKDDEVKEDKGHFERKKRKNVSKAHTEFIEVIGNDGNFKYQCIYCKSLLSRTTTGTTSHLWNHLKRCVQKKMHTEKQKILQFQPIKSKFEMNHLSEATFSAGTRVLILIDQG; encoded by the coding sequence ATGATCGAGATAAATTATGATGAATGTGATGGTGCCTTGCGAATTGAGGATGTGAATGTTGATGgggagaaagaaaagaaagaaggtAAAGATGATGAAGTTGAGGAAGAAGGTAAAAATGTGGAAGATGgtaaagatgatgaagttaAGGAAGATAAGGGGCattttgaaaggaaaaaaagaaagaatgtTTCCAAAGCTCATACCGAATTCATTGAAGTGATCGGAAATGATGGAAATTTTAAGTACCAATGTATATATTGCAAAAGTCTTCTTTCTAGGACAACTACCGGTACAACAAGTCATCTTTGGAATCACTTGAAGAGGTGCGTGCAAAAGAAAATGCACACTGAAAAGCAAAAAATATTGCAATTTCAGCCTATCAAATCCAAGTTTGAGATGAATCATTTATCAGAGGCTACATTTAGTGCAGGAACGCGAGTATTGATCCTTATCGATCAAGGTTAA